The Vibrio pomeroyi genome window below encodes:
- a CDS encoding GGDEF domain-containing protein — MINTLYPQIMGIITRIQNYPGIKGLEDVDARVRKICHDHNQPFPESIALFLKAYKSDRQDNLLDAVEHYKTCLNATQPEEVQLTVFVNGLLASVYNDCGDYQSAYTCYAKTLENLHLVDDNIRALIYCNLSDMHLSLGKFEEAKQYARKAVTSSQNANRQLDCAVSHLNLAYGCAYTGEFDQAIRAIAEAKKIAESLSSNRTFALCHGYLAQTMVQQGGVEPSDVLDAFYQAEQYFLKINDDHNRMENLVCWFRYLVEIGELEQAQERCLFLEQNFELKNSYHFYSIYAKTKAKIFHHQQDCNGLASLQTEHIELSEKYLKAYERKQSDRILQSVDTLRDKQQHEVFTQMQKYMGAITDIGQFIATAPDLYSVLPEILSKINTILPTFEFGIALYDDESDILDYQYFVDTQGLVQNLKVTCQDNQTVGTYVIRKRATVHLNSVTDDALEPYVDNASRKDDDLVVVKDKPDTNSIILTPIILNERVIGLLSVQHHLPNQYQQHHCQLIEHLASFIAVSLENQKQRQRLENANQTLEVLSTTDPLTGLSNRYQLDKITPVLIRNAYTQKRSLAVLMIDIDEYKAYNDSHGHLQGDEALRILSRLLRSTFSTKNDYLFRYGGDEFMAICFGQSSEDIEEKVVTLRNALAELALVSPKAIRAKQLTLSIGGVNVELVSGNVDSNFKMICDIADKQLYRVKESGRNNYNLIDCYLNNCDLSNCPLDKPTVV, encoded by the coding sequence ATGATCAATACGCTTTACCCTCAGATTATGGGAATCATTACTCGAATTCAAAACTATCCTGGAATCAAAGGATTAGAAGACGTCGACGCGCGAGTAAGAAAGATATGCCATGACCATAATCAACCGTTCCCAGAGTCTATTGCGCTTTTTCTAAAGGCGTACAAAAGTGATCGCCAAGACAATCTACTTGATGCTGTCGAACATTATAAAACCTGCCTAAACGCAACCCAACCAGAAGAAGTTCAACTCACTGTTTTCGTCAACGGTCTATTAGCATCGGTTTATAACGACTGTGGCGATTACCAATCGGCTTATACGTGTTACGCAAAGACGTTAGAAAACTTACATCTTGTTGATGACAATATTCGAGCGCTCATCTACTGCAACCTAAGCGACATGCATTTGAGCTTAGGAAAGTTCGAAGAAGCAAAACAATATGCGCGTAAAGCGGTAACGTCATCTCAGAATGCTAACCGCCAGCTAGATTGTGCGGTTAGCCACCTTAACCTTGCTTATGGTTGTGCGTATACCGGAGAATTTGACCAAGCGATTCGAGCAATCGCTGAAGCGAAGAAGATAGCCGAGTCACTCTCAAGCAATAGAACATTCGCACTGTGTCATGGATACCTAGCTCAAACTATGGTTCAGCAAGGTGGGGTTGAGCCAAGTGATGTGCTCGATGCGTTTTATCAAGCGGAACAGTATTTTCTGAAAATCAACGACGACCACAACCGAATGGAAAACTTGGTGTGTTGGTTTCGATATTTGGTGGAAATAGGGGAGCTTGAACAAGCCCAAGAAAGATGTCTTTTCCTTGAGCAGAACTTTGAGCTCAAAAACAGTTACCACTTCTACAGTATTTACGCGAAGACCAAGGCGAAGATCTTTCATCATCAACAAGATTGCAATGGCCTTGCATCACTGCAAACAGAACATATTGAGCTTTCAGAAAAATACCTAAAGGCTTACGAACGCAAACAAAGCGATCGTATTTTGCAAAGCGTGGATACTCTAAGAGACAAACAACAGCACGAAGTGTTTACCCAAATGCAAAAGTACATGGGCGCGATTACTGATATCGGTCAGTTCATTGCTACCGCTCCCGACCTTTATAGCGTGCTTCCTGAGATCCTAAGTAAGATAAACACGATTCTGCCGACGTTCGAATTTGGTATTGCGCTGTACGATGACGAGTCCGACATACTCGACTACCAATATTTTGTTGATACTCAAGGTTTGGTACAAAACCTTAAGGTCACTTGCCAAGATAACCAAACCGTCGGTACTTATGTCATTCGTAAGCGCGCGACCGTGCATTTGAACAGCGTCACCGATGATGCACTAGAGCCTTATGTTGATAACGCCTCGCGTAAAGATGATGACTTGGTGGTTGTTAAAGACAAACCGGATACCAACTCCATCATTCTGACGCCGATCATTCTCAATGAAAGAGTGATAGGGCTGTTGTCCGTACAGCATCATTTGCCTAATCAGTATCAACAACACCATTGTCAGTTAATCGAGCATTTGGCGAGTTTCATTGCCGTGTCGCTTGAGAATCAAAAGCAAAGGCAGCGCTTAGAGAATGCGAATCAAACGCTTGAGGTGTTGAGTACGACAGACCCATTAACGGGTTTATCGAATCGCTATCAACTCGACAAAATTACACCTGTGTTGATTCGTAATGCTTATACACAGAAACGGTCGCTTGCAGTATTGATGATTGATATTGATGAGTACAAAGCCTACAACGATTCCCATGGTCACTTACAAGGTGATGAAGCGCTTCGTATTCTTAGTCGTTTACTGAGAAGTACATTCTCGACCAAGAACGATTACTTGTTCCGATATGGCGGGGATGAGTTCATGGCAATCTGCTTTGGTCAAAGTAGCGAAGATATCGAAGAGAAAGTCGTTACGCTGAGAAATGCATTGGCTGAGTTGGCGTTAGTTAGCCCAAAAGCGATCAGAGCCAAGCAGCTTACCTTATCAATCGGCGGGGTAAACGTTGAGCTTGTTAGTGGCAACGTAGATAGCAACTTCAAGATGATTTGTGACATTGCAGACAAACAACTGTACCGAGTGAAAGAGAGTGGCCGTAACAATTACAATCTCATCGACTGCTATCTGAATAACTGCGACTTATCCAATTGTCCGTTAGATAAACCCACGGTCGTTTAA
- a CDS encoding DTW domain-containing protein, with product MSMRIHAFHRLYQHRLSLSTKPFNARGCKVVRCEYCKIKQDCCICEHQPDIDTNVATMLILSDNEILKPSNTGRLIVDTVKDSHVYLWHRTEPNAEMLDVLKDDEYQPVIVFPEDYTDDKTRVVQDLPKMRDPNKKLLLIFIDGSWREARRIFRRSEYLQDLPVLSIEPESVSQYMMRKSDNDQHLSTAEVASLVLKQAGEEQGAKTLQLWFEAFRESYMLSKTRYKSDPTKPSLNAFIEHSKSETSL from the coding sequence TTGTCCATGAGAATCCACGCTTTCCACCGTTTATACCAACACCGTTTATCTCTTTCTACCAAACCGTTTAATGCGCGCGGATGTAAAGTTGTGCGATGTGAGTACTGCAAAATCAAACAAGACTGTTGTATCTGTGAACACCAACCAGACATTGATACGAACGTCGCGACCATGTTGATCTTGTCAGACAACGAAATCTTAAAGCCGAGTAACACTGGCCGATTGATTGTGGATACCGTGAAAGACAGCCATGTTTACCTTTGGCACAGAACTGAACCCAACGCAGAGATGTTGGATGTACTAAAAGACGACGAGTATCAACCTGTCATTGTGTTCCCTGAAGATTACACCGATGACAAAACGCGAGTGGTTCAAGACTTGCCAAAAATGCGTGACCCAAATAAAAAGCTGCTGCTGATTTTTATCGATGGTAGCTGGCGTGAAGCAAGACGCATCTTCAGACGCTCTGAGTACCTTCAAGATTTACCTGTGTTATCGATTGAACCAGAATCGGTTTCTCAATACATGATGCGTAAGTCAGACAACGACCAACATCTATCTACAGCCGAAGTGGCGAGCTTGGTATTAAAACAAGCAGGTGAAGAGCAGGGCGCGAAGACTTTACAGCTTTGGTTTGAGGCATTTCGCGAAAGCTACATGCTAAGTAAGACTCGTTATAAGTCGGATCCGACCAAACCTAGCCTGAACGCTTTCATAGAGCACAGTAAAAGTGAGACGTCACTCTAA
- the nagK gene encoding N-acetylglucosamine kinase, translating to MYYGFDVGGTKIEFGAFNEKLERVATERVPTPTDDYQLLLDTIAGLVKKYDSEFSCEGKIGLGLPGMENADDGTMLVVNVPASTGKPLRKDLEALIGRSVKIENDANCFALSEAWDDELKDEPSVAGLILGTGFGGGLVYEGKVFSGRNHVAGELGHMRLPIDAWFHLGDNAPLLGCGCGKKGCLDSYLSGRGFELIYEHYYGEKKKAIEIIQAYNEGEAKAAEHVDRFMELLAICFANLFTGLDPHVVALGGGLSNFELIYEEMPKRVPKYLLSVAKCPKIIKAKHGDSGGVRGAAFLNIK from the coding sequence ATGTATTACGGCTTCGATGTTGGCGGCACAAAAATTGAGTTTGGTGCATTCAATGAGAAACTTGAGCGAGTAGCAACAGAGCGTGTTCCAACACCAACAGACGATTATCAGTTACTGCTTGATACGATTGCTGGTTTGGTAAAAAAGTACGATAGCGAATTCTCTTGCGAAGGCAAAATTGGCCTTGGTCTTCCTGGCATGGAAAACGCAGACGATGGCACAATGCTTGTTGTTAACGTACCAGCTTCAACAGGTAAGCCACTACGTAAAGATTTAGAAGCGCTTATTGGTCGTAGTGTAAAAATCGAGAACGACGCAAACTGTTTCGCGCTTTCAGAAGCGTGGGATGATGAGCTTAAAGACGAACCATCAGTTGCTGGTCTAATTCTAGGTACTGGCTTCGGTGGCGGTTTAGTTTATGAAGGTAAAGTGTTCTCTGGTCGTAACCACGTTGCGGGTGAGCTAGGCCATATGCGCCTTCCTATCGATGCATGGTTCCACCTTGGCGACAACGCACCGCTACTAGGTTGTGGATGTGGCAAGAAAGGGTGTCTAGACAGCTACCTATCTGGTCGTGGCTTTGAGTTGATTTACGAGCACTACTACGGCGAGAAGAAGAAAGCGATTGAGATCATTCAAGCATACAACGAAGGCGAAGCGAAAGCGGCTGAGCACGTTGATCGCTTTATGGAGCTATTGGCTATCTGTTTCGCGAACCTGTTTACTGGTCTTGACCCACATGTTGTTGCACTGGGTGGTGGTCTTTCAAACTTCGAGCTTATCTACGAAGAGATGCCAAAGCGTGTGCCTAAGTACCTACTTTCTGTAGCGAAGTGTCCTAAGATCATCAAAGCGAAACACGGTGATTCAGGCGGCGTTCGTGGTGCTGCATTCCTTAACATTAAGTAA
- a CDS encoding DUF2960 domain-containing protein: MARTILYTYKDEDKELLFSKQEHRTIQEAVAAAEGIDISEYLKTEQQLELISDTKAVRNYQDNYFRKLGFTKLTLKQKDNLGVGKKKK; encoded by the coding sequence ATGGCTCGTACCATTCTGTATACCTATAAAGACGAAGACAAAGAGTTACTGTTTTCTAAACAAGAACACCGCACGATCCAAGAAGCTGTAGCTGCAGCTGAAGGTATCGATATCTCTGAGTATCTTAAAACTGAGCAACAGCTTGAGTTGATTTCTGATACGAAAGCGGTTCGTAACTACCAAGATAACTACTTCCGAAAGCTTGGCTTTACTAAGCTTACGTTGAAGCAAAAAGATAACCTTGGTGTTGGTAAAAAGAAGAAGTAA
- a CDS encoding bifunctional molybdopterin-guanine dinucleotide biosynthesis adaptor protein MobB/molybdopterin molybdotransferase MoeA, which translates to MKDSKQRPNLPLLGFAAYSGTGKTTVLEALLPLFTNAGLKVGVLKHAHHDFDVDKPGKDSYRLRKAGANQMLIASRNRHVMMTETPEAEADFDYLLTRFDTNTLDLILVEGCKNIAFPKIELHRDEVGKPWLYPNDDNIIAIAADNNVESDLPQMAISDLEAIRDFIIDYAQSFDPASKTSKVAACASSKDNTPVVCCDSFSPAGLTVTQGQQKIVDSIDALELIESVALEQGYGRVLAEDVISPINVPQNTNSAMDGYAIRGEDLELDSYRVVAEVMAGHSYDQTVQQGEAVKIMTGAPMPEGVDVVVMREQAVQEGDTVSFPDAKISVGQNVRMAGEDLQIGQPVFTRGTRIEAPEMGMMASLGFGTCPVLRKVKVGVFSTGDEVQAPGCEQKPNSIYDSNRFTIIGMLQKLGCDIVDYGIIEDDEQKMMDVLHAASLETDMVLTSGGVSVGDADYIKLALDKLGEINFWRINMRPGRPLAYGKIEDKPFFGLPGNPVAVMVSFINFVEPAIRKLQGQTNWTPVKANAVATEQLRSRQGRTEFSRGVFSMNESGVLEVKTTGKQGSGILRSMSEANCLIEISPAVDTVKVGETVTIIPLQGRV; encoded by the coding sequence ATGAAAGATTCAAAACAACGCCCTAACCTGCCTTTATTAGGTTTTGCTGCTTACAGCGGTACAGGCAAAACAACCGTACTTGAAGCGTTACTGCCTTTGTTTACCAACGCAGGTTTGAAAGTGGGTGTTCTTAAACACGCTCACCACGATTTCGATGTTGATAAGCCGGGCAAAGACAGCTACCGCCTACGTAAAGCAGGCGCGAATCAAATGCTGATCGCTTCGCGTAACCGTCATGTAATGATGACAGAAACGCCAGAAGCCGAAGCGGACTTTGATTATCTGCTGACTCGCTTTGATACCAATACGCTCGATTTGATTTTGGTTGAAGGCTGCAAGAACATCGCCTTCCCTAAGATTGAGCTTCACCGCGACGAAGTGGGCAAACCTTGGCTTTATCCAAACGATGACAACATCATTGCTATCGCCGCAGACAACAACGTTGAATCTGACCTGCCACAAATGGCGATCAGCGACTTAGAAGCCATTCGTGATTTCATCATCGACTATGCTCAGTCATTCGACCCTGCTTCTAAAACAAGTAAAGTCGCTGCGTGCGCATCATCAAAAGACAACACGCCAGTTGTGTGTTGTGACTCTTTCTCTCCAGCCGGCCTCACGGTGACTCAAGGTCAGCAAAAGATTGTTGATAGCATTGATGCACTTGAGCTGATTGAATCTGTTGCGCTAGAGCAAGGCTATGGTCGCGTATTGGCTGAAGATGTTATCTCGCCAATCAACGTGCCTCAGAACACTAACTCTGCGATGGACGGCTATGCCATTCGTGGTGAAGATTTAGAGCTAGATAGCTACCGTGTTGTTGCCGAAGTGATGGCTGGTCACAGCTACGACCAAACCGTTCAACAAGGTGAAGCTGTTAAGATCATGACTGGTGCACCAATGCCTGAAGGTGTTGATGTGGTTGTGATGCGTGAGCAAGCCGTTCAAGAAGGCGACACAGTTAGTTTCCCAGATGCGAAAATTTCAGTAGGACAAAATGTCCGTATGGCGGGTGAAGATCTACAAATTGGCCAACCTGTCTTTACGCGCGGCACACGAATCGAAGCACCAGAAATGGGTATGATGGCGTCACTGGGTTTCGGTACCTGCCCTGTTCTACGTAAAGTAAAAGTGGGCGTGTTCTCGACAGGTGATGAAGTTCAAGCTCCGGGTTGCGAGCAGAAACCAAACTCTATCTACGATTCAAACCGTTTTACTATTATCGGTATGCTTCAGAAGCTAGGTTGTGACATCGTCGATTACGGCATCATTGAAGATGACGAACAGAAGATGATGGATGTACTTCACGCGGCTTCTTTAGAAACTGATATGGTTCTGACGTCTGGTGGTGTGTCTGTTGGTGATGCTGACTACATCAAACTCGCGTTGGACAAACTGGGTGAGATTAATTTCTGGCGTATCAACATGCGTCCAGGCCGCCCTCTTGCTTACGGTAAAATTGAAGACAAACCTTTCTTCGGTTTACCGGGCAACCCAGTTGCGGTGATGGTGTCGTTCATTAACTTTGTAGAGCCTGCAATTCGCAAGCTGCAAGGTCAAACCAACTGGACACCAGTGAAAGCGAACGCGGTTGCTACAGAACAATTACGTTCTCGCCAAGGCCGTACTGAGTTCAGCCGTGGTGTGTTCTCAATGAACGAGTCTGGTGTGCTTGAAGTGAAGACGACGGGTAAACAAGGTTCAGGTATTCTACGTTCAATGAGCGAAGCCAACTGCTTAATCGAAATCTCACCAGCGGTTGATACCGTGAAAGTCGGTGAAACAGTGACGATCATTCCACTGCAAGGTCGTGTTTGA
- a CDS encoding NlpC/P60 family protein, protein MKFRKMLAVTITFATLAACSSPPSPSQLSQTAQKPLSKSEQLTTNAYMSVYEQWKGVPYHFGGTSFRGVDCSAFVQIAVQNATQQALPRTTKDQSQKGKEIAYEQATSGDLVFFKTSMTVRHVGVYLGNNQFLHASTSKGVIISRLDNPYWASKFWHFRRL, encoded by the coding sequence ATGAAATTCAGAAAAATGCTTGCAGTTACAATAACTTTCGCAACATTAGCTGCATGTAGCTCGCCCCCGTCTCCTTCTCAGCTTAGTCAAACCGCACAGAAACCTTTATCAAAGTCAGAACAATTGACTACAAATGCTTATATGAGCGTGTATGAGCAGTGGAAAGGTGTGCCGTACCATTTCGGCGGAACGTCATTTAGAGGTGTAGATTGCTCCGCTTTTGTACAGATTGCCGTCCAAAATGCGACCCAACAAGCCCTACCAAGAACCACAAAAGATCAGAGCCAAAAGGGAAAAGAAATTGCGTATGAACAGGCAACGAGTGGCGACTTGGTGTTTTTTAAGACATCGATGACAGTGCGACACGTTGGCGTTTACTTAGGAAACAACCAATTTCTACATGCATCTACATCGAAAGGTGTGATTATATCGAGGTTGGACAACCCTTATTGGGCTTCCAAGTTTTGGCACTTTAGGCGTTTATAG
- a CDS encoding sterol desaturase family protein, whose amino-acid sequence MQDPSLLRLVCFITAFILCALWEYRAPRKTLTQNKWFRWGNNFSLMAVNSILLATLIPVAAFQAALIAEQNQWGLFNNIVLPFEITVFLCVVLLDLAIYTQHLVFHRIPLLWKLHRVHHADLDIDVTTGTRFHPIEMILSMLIKVALIFVLGVPALAVVIFEVVLNVSAMFNHSNGRLPLWFDKQLRKVIVTPDMHRVHHSVIVKETHSNFGFFLSVWDIWFKTYRAQPKLGHDKVSIGVPEIRDGKEQRLDKLITQPFRYNEKPNN is encoded by the coding sequence ATGCAGGACCCATCGCTACTTCGCCTTGTCTGTTTTATCACCGCTTTCATCTTGTGTGCGCTGTGGGAGTACCGTGCTCCTCGAAAAACACTGACTCAAAACAAGTGGTTTCGTTGGGGAAATAACTTCTCGTTGATGGCGGTTAATAGCATTTTGTTGGCAACATTAATTCCCGTAGCAGCGTTTCAAGCGGCTTTGATTGCTGAGCAAAACCAATGGGGTCTGTTTAATAACATCGTGCTTCCTTTTGAAATCACCGTGTTTCTCTGTGTCGTGTTGTTGGACCTTGCCATTTACACGCAACATCTCGTCTTCCACCGCATTCCCCTGCTTTGGAAACTTCATCGTGTTCATCACGCAGATCTGGATATTGATGTAACGACAGGCACACGCTTCCACCCGATTGAGATGATCTTATCAATGCTGATTAAAGTGGCGTTGATTTTTGTACTCGGCGTACCGGCTTTAGCGGTGGTGATATTCGAAGTGGTGTTGAATGTGAGTGCGATGTTCAACCATAGTAATGGTCGTTTGCCGTTATGGTTCGATAAGCAATTGCGCAAAGTGATTGTCACACCTGACATGCATCGAGTGCATCACTCTGTGATCGTCAAAGAAACGCATTCGAATTTTGGTTTCTTTTTATCGGTGTGGGACATTTGGTTCAAAACCTATCGCGCTCAACCTAAGCTTGGTCACGACAAGGTAAGCATTGGCGTCCCTGAGATACGCGATGGAAAAGAACAAAGGCTAGATAAGTTGATTACCCAGCCATTTAGATACAACGAGAAACCGAATAATTAG
- a CDS encoding energy-coupling factor ABC transporter ATP-binding protein: protein MSIKITTQQISMRYKERVLFHIPELSIGPNDAIYLKGDNGVGKTTLLKILSGLIKPSSGRIQCPTQSWQHNLFPRLKFQDIIYLHQTPYLFDGSVYQNVAYGIRFNKESQKDKRAQIINALRMVGLETLADEHISVLSGGERQRVAMARAWILKPSILLMDEPSASLDKESIERLVIMAEDLLQRGASLVITSHQTNALTDLCKKQWWIKDNTLTESPLLQVIKKNKAQENIYAASNAN from the coding sequence ATGAGTATAAAAATAACAACGCAGCAAATTTCAATGCGCTACAAAGAGCGTGTTTTGTTCCATATCCCTGAGCTGTCGATCGGCCCTAACGATGCTATTTATCTGAAGGGTGACAACGGTGTTGGTAAAACAACCCTCCTCAAAATCTTGTCAGGTTTAATCAAACCAAGCTCTGGCCGTATTCAATGTCCGACACAAAGTTGGCAACATAACCTGTTTCCTAGACTAAAATTCCAAGACATCATCTATCTCCATCAAACCCCTTACCTATTTGATGGCTCGGTGTACCAAAATGTCGCTTATGGCATTCGCTTTAACAAAGAGAGCCAAAAAGATAAGCGAGCTCAAATAATTAATGCTTTGAGGATGGTAGGTTTAGAAACCCTAGCAGACGAGCACATTTCTGTGTTGTCTGGTGGTGAGCGTCAACGCGTAGCAATGGCAAGAGCTTGGATTCTTAAGCCTTCAATCTTGCTGATGGACGAACCAAGTGCTTCTTTAGACAAAGAATCTATTGAAAGATTGGTGATTATGGCCGAAGATCTTCTTCAGAGAGGCGCGAGTTTAGTCATTACAAGTCACCAAACCAACGCGTTAACCGATTTGTGCAAGAAGCAGTGGTGGATCAAAGACAACACCTTGACCGAATCACCGCTTCTGCAAGTAATTAAAAAGAACAAAGCACAAGAGAATATTTATGCTGCTTCCAACGCAAACTAG
- the mobA gene encoding molybdenum cofactor guanylyltransferase MobA produces MLLPTQTSWVILAGGQASRMGGKDKGLVELNGSPLIQYVIDKLSQQDVSITINANRNLDSYQAFAPVVSDSFPDYPGPLGGIHAGLKNAATDWVGFVPCDSPQISDDLVERFCAAVKEDSDILVAHDGEYKQPVFTLFHKRVLPKLEAFLERGDRKIILLYKECVTEYVDFSDAPNCFVNLNTPEELTQFGTLQ; encoded by the coding sequence ATGCTGCTTCCAACGCAAACTAGTTGGGTTATTTTGGCTGGCGGACAAGCCAGCCGTATGGGCGGAAAAGATAAAGGACTCGTTGAGCTCAACGGTTCTCCGCTTATTCAATACGTTATAGACAAGCTGTCACAACAAGATGTCAGCATAACCATCAATGCCAACCGTAACCTCGACAGTTACCAAGCATTCGCTCCGGTTGTATCCGATTCGTTCCCTGATTACCCGGGTCCTTTGGGTGGCATTCACGCTGGCCTTAAAAACGCGGCAACAGATTGGGTTGGCTTTGTTCCTTGCGATAGCCCTCAAATCAGTGACGACCTTGTCGAGCGTTTTTGCGCTGCGGTAAAAGAAGACAGCGACATTCTTGTGGCTCACGATGGTGAATATAAACAGCCAGTTTTTACCCTATTTCACAAGCGCGTACTTCCAAAGTTAGAAGCCTTTTTAGAACGTGGCGACCGCAAGATCATCTTGCTGTACAAAGAGTGTGTGACTGAGTACGTCGATTTTAGCGACGCGCCAAACTGCTTTGTAAATCTCAATACGCCAGAAGAACTCACCCAATTCGGAACGCTTCAATAA
- a CDS encoding methyl-accepting chemotaxis protein — protein MPDTNLSIKPSRYTFSLIQTVSAVFISILLLVSFLSMVSIRGVERVGGYFDTLSEQALPLALHNAELTQSVLEQVKLLTYSTQSTDLDTLNATRGSIDQLASESNAILEELLFISQSFPDAISLEQQQILIDDMAQLQQMTNTVLLAQIDIQSKQNLIDSKMGEFRYGVGSIGPEMNRISSFLVEDNPEASDAANRFTSSASAMANTFLMLMMQSDIDKAQDEYRQLRNRIAGLNLAYSDFADWHPDIAEFASLTAPYEMVKEGFTDEGVIRQILLKLELVKQQEQNLAQVITLANTVINTLNQLSSTAAHLIDESELFVNQTITNIDRVLFISGLVIAVIIVISWLVLRRWVNKGLKNMTQQLSLLANHDFSKHSALVGPLELQVIASKLNTVVDSTADSVRLVTRNCETLYQTAEVSHDAAEQTNSSLNEQNESLQNMITTITELEASIGEIARISNASNDDAQVAEDESVNGSQVVGLNQQRLQALEHSLSMNEESMADLDGRVKQIREMVDMISGIAENTNLLALNAAIEAARAGEQGRGFAVVADEVRKLASGTSQQTTNIRNMMNELVAAADRSRTSVTESRSEMANALQTSGDVKQAFEKIEVAVSQIKGRVEQIMVATEQQARATVDVTHSITRVSEQGENTKLQLESMIESSEQVAEIAGHQQAMLHKYQFDAAK, from the coding sequence ATGCCCGACACAAATTTATCAATAAAACCCTCACGTTATACATTCTCGCTCATCCAAACCGTTAGTGCTGTCTTTATTTCCATTCTGTTACTTGTCAGCTTTTTATCTATGGTCAGTATAAGAGGTGTTGAGCGAGTCGGAGGGTATTTCGATACGCTATCGGAACAGGCGTTACCACTCGCACTTCACAACGCAGAATTAACGCAAAGCGTATTAGAACAAGTCAAACTTCTCACTTACAGCACTCAATCAACCGATTTAGACACACTTAACGCAACACGAGGCTCAATTGATCAACTCGCTTCCGAGAGTAACGCGATCCTAGAGGAACTCCTTTTTATCTCCCAATCTTTTCCTGATGCGATCTCTTTAGAACAGCAACAAATCCTTATTGATGATATGGCTCAACTGCAACAGATGACCAATACGGTTCTGTTGGCGCAAATTGATATTCAAAGTAAACAGAACCTGATCGACAGCAAAATGGGCGAGTTTCGTTACGGTGTCGGCTCTATCGGACCAGAAATGAACCGAATCAGTTCGTTTTTAGTCGAGGACAATCCAGAAGCCAGTGACGCTGCGAACCGCTTTACATCGAGCGCGTCAGCAATGGCCAACACCTTCTTAATGCTAATGATGCAATCTGACATCGATAAAGCACAAGACGAATACCGCCAACTAAGAAACCGAATCGCTGGCCTTAACTTAGCTTACAGTGACTTTGCTGATTGGCACCCAGACATCGCGGAGTTCGCAAGCCTTACCGCACCTTATGAGATGGTAAAAGAGGGCTTCACAGACGAAGGCGTGATTAGACAAATACTGCTTAAATTGGAACTGGTTAAGCAGCAAGAGCAGAACCTAGCCCAAGTGATTACATTGGCGAATACCGTTATTAATACATTGAACCAGTTATCTTCGACCGCTGCACACCTGATTGATGAAAGCGAACTGTTCGTAAATCAGACCATCACCAACATTGACCGTGTGTTGTTTATTAGTGGGCTAGTAATCGCCGTGATCATTGTGATCTCATGGTTAGTACTACGCCGCTGGGTAAACAAAGGACTGAAAAACATGACTCAACAATTAAGCTTGCTCGCAAACCACGATTTCTCGAAGCACAGTGCATTGGTGGGTCCATTAGAGTTACAAGTAATTGCCTCGAAACTGAATACCGTCGTCGATTCGACCGCAGACTCAGTTCGCTTGGTAACTCGTAACTGTGAAACGCTTTACCAAACGGCTGAAGTAAGCCACGACGCTGCAGAACAAACCAATTCTAGCTTGAATGAGCAAAACGAATCGCTACAGAACATGATCACTACGATTACTGAACTGGAAGCGTCAATCGGTGAAATTGCACGTATTTCGAACGCATCCAATGACGATGCACAAGTTGCCGAAGACGAGTCAGTCAATGGTAGCCAAGTGGTGGGGCTTAACCAGCAACGTTTACAAGCGTTAGAACATTCACTAAGCATGAACGAAGAATCAATGGCCGACCTTGATGGCCGCGTGAAACAGATTCGTGAAATGGTCGACATGATCAGTGGCATTGCAGAAAACACCAACTTGTTAGCACTGAATGCGGCCATTGAAGCAGCGCGAGCAGGCGAGCAAGGTCGCGGCTTTGCTGTCGTTGCCGACGAAGTACGCAAATTGGCGAGTGGCACGTCTCAGCAAACCACCAATATTCGCAATATGATGAATGAGCTGGTGGCTGCAGCTGATCGCTCTCGAACGTCTGTTACTGAATCTCGAAGTGAAATGGCCAATGCACTGCAAACCAGTGGCGATGTGAAGCAAGCTTTTGAAAAAATCGAGGTAGCAGTTAGCCAGATTAAAGGACGTGTTGAACAAATCATGGTGGCAACAGAACAACAAGCTCGTGCAACGGTCGATGTGACACATTCCATCACTCGTGTTTCCGAACAAGGCGAGAATACTAAATTACAGCTTGAATCGATGATTGAAAGCTCAGAGCAGGTGGCAGAAATCGCAGGACACCAACAAGCTATGCTTCATAAATACCAGTTTGATGCTGCGAAATAA